A genomic segment from Mustela lutreola isolate mMusLut2 chromosome 15, mMusLut2.pri, whole genome shotgun sequence encodes:
- the MLLT6 gene encoding protein AF-17 isoform X3 encodes MKEMVGGCCVCSDERGWAENPLVYCDGHACSVAVHQACYGIVQVPTGPWFCRKCESQERAARVRCELCPHKDGALKRTDNGGWAHVVCALYIPEVQFANVLTMEPIVLQYVPHDRFNKTCYICEEQGRESKAASGACMTCNRHGCRQAFHVTCAQMAGLLCEEEVLEVDNVKYCGYCKYHFSKMKTSRHTGGGGGGTGGGGGTGGGGSGFIAGRRSRSASPSTLQEKHPSHHERGQKKSRKDKERLKQKHKKRPESPPSILAPPVVPTADKVPSSASSSSHHEASTQETSESSRDSKGKKSSSHSLSHKGKKLSSGKVSSLQSSPDFSTFPKLEQPEEDKYSKPAAPTPSAPPSPSAPEPPKADLFEQKVVFSGFGPIMRFSTTTSSSGRTRAPSPGDYKSPHVSGSGASAGTHKRMPTLSAAPVPAEDTPETGLKEKKHKASKRSRHGPGRPKGSRNKEGTGGPAAPSLPNTQLAGFTATAASPFSGGSLVSSGLGGLASRTFGPSGSLPSLSLESPLLGAGIYTSNKDPISHGGSSGMLRAVCSTPLSSSLLGPPGTSALPRLSLSRSPFTSTLPSSSASISTTQVFSLAGSTFSLPSTHIFGTPMGAVNPLLTQAESSHTEPDLEDCSFRCRGTSPQESLSSMSPISSLPALFDQTASAPCGGGQLDPAAPGTTNMEQLLEKQGDGEAGVNIVEMLKALHALQKENQRLQEQILSLTAKKERLQILNVQLSVPFPALPAALPAANGPVPGPYGLPPQAGSSDSLSTSKSPPGKNSLGLDNSLSTSSEDPHSGCPSRSSSSLSFHSTPPPLPLLQQSPATLPLALPGAPAPLPPQPQNGLGRAPGAAGLGAMPMAEGLLGGLAGSGALPLNGLLGGLNGAAAPNPAGLSQAGGAPALQLPGCLNSLTEQQRHLLQQQEQQLQQLQQLLASPQLTPEHQTVVYQMIQQIQQKRELQRLQMAGGSQLPMASLLAGSSTPLLSAGTPGLLPAASAPPLLPAGALVAPSLGNTSLMAAAAAAAAVAAAGGPPVLTAQTNPFLSLAGADGSGPKGGTADKGTSANQEKG; translated from the exons GCTGGGCCCACGTGGTGTGTGCCCTCTACATCCCGGAGGTGCAGTTCGCCAATGTGCTCACCATGGAGCCCATCGTGCTGCAGTACGTGCCTCATGACCGCTTCAACAAG ACATGCTACATCTGTGAGGAGCAGGGCCGAGAGAGCAAGGCAGCCTCGGGAGCCTGCATGACCTGTAACCGCCACGGATGTCGGCAAGCTTTCCATGTCACCTG CGCCCAAATGGCAGGCCTGCTGTGTGAGGAGGAAGTGCTGGAGGTGGACAACGTCAAGTACTGTGGCTATTGCAAATACCATTTCAGCAAAATG aAGACATCCCGGCATACCGGCGGGGGAGGCggaggaacaggaggaggaggaggcacagGGGGCGGTGGCAGTGGCTTTATTGCTGGCCGGAGAAGCCGGTCAGCCTCTCCATCCACTCTGCAGGAAAAGCACCCTTCCCACCATGAAAGGGGCCAGAAGAAG AGTCGAAAGGACAAAGAACGCCTTAAACAGAAGCACAAGAAGCGGCCTGAGTCACCCCCCAGCATCCTTGCCCCGCCTGTGGTCCCCACTGCTGACAAG gTCCCCTCCTCAGCTTCCTCGTCCTCCCACCATGAGGCCAGCACTCAGGAGACCTCTGAGAGCAGCAGGGACTCAAAGGGGAAAAAGTCTTCCAGCCATAGCCTGAGTCACAAGGGGAAGAAACTGAGCAGTGGGAAAG TCTCGTCCCTGCAGAGCTCCCCTGACTTCTCGACGTTCCCCAAGCTGGAGCAGCCAGAGGAGGACAAGTACTCCAAGCCTGCAGCCCCTACCCCTTCAGcacccccctctccctcagcccccgaGCCCCCCAAGGCTGATCTCTTTGAGCAGAAGGTGGTCTTCTCTGGCTTCGGGCCCATCATGCGCttctccaccaccacctccagctCAGGCCGCACCCGGGCCCCATCCCCTGGAGACTACAAGTCTCCCCATGTCTCCGGGTCCGGGGCCTCAGCAGGCACCCACAAGCGGATGCCCACACTGAGTGCCGCCCCCGTGCCTGCTGAGGACACCCCTGAGACAGGCCTGAAGGAGAAGAAGCACAAGGCTAGCAAGAGGAGCCGACATGGACCAGGTCGTCCCAAGGGCAGCCGGAACAAGGAGGGGACTGGGGGCccagctgccccctccctgcccaatACCCAGCTGGCTGGCTTTACGGCCACTGCTGCCTCACCCTTCTCTGGAGGTTCCCTGGTCAGCTCTGGCCTGGGGGGTCTGGCCTCCCGCACCTTTGGgccttcaggaagccttcccagcCTGAGCCTGGAGTCCCCCCTGCTAGGGGCAG GCATCTACACCAGTAATAAGGACCCCATCTCCCATGGTGGCAGTAGTGGAATGCTGCGTGCTGTCTGCAGCACCCCCCTCTCTTCCAGCCTGCTGGGGCCCCCAGGGACCTCGGCCCTGCCCCGCCTCAGCCTCAGCCGTTCCCCATTCACCagcaccctcccctcctcctctgcttctaTCTCCACCACTCAG GTGTTTTCTCTGGCTGGCTCTACCTTTAGCCTCCCTTCTACCCACATCTTTGGAACCCCCATGGGTGCCGTTAACCCCCTCCTCACCCAGGCCGAGAGCAGCCACACAG AGCCAGACCTGGAGGACTGCAGCTTCCGGTGTCGGGGGACCTCCCCCCAGGAGAGTCTGTCTTCCAT GTCCCCCATCAGCAGCCTCCCCGCACTCTTTGACCAGACAGCTTCTGCACCCTGTGGGGGTGGCCAGTTAGACCCAGCGGCCCCCGGAACGACTAATATGGAGCAGCTGTTGGAGAAGCAGGGCGACGGCGAGGCCGGTGTCAACA TCGTGGAGATGCTGAAGGCCCTGCACGCGCTGCAGAAGGAAAACCAGCGGCTTCAGGAACAGATCCTGAGCCTGACAGCCAAGAAGGAGCGGCTGCAGATTCTCAACGTGCAGCTTTCTGTGCCCTTCCCCGCCCTCCCTGCCGCCCTGCCTGCAGCCAACGGCCCAGTCCCTGGGCCCTATGGCCTGCCTCCCCAAG CCGGCAGCAGCGATTCCTTAAGCACCAGCAAGAGCCCCCCGGGGAAGAACAGTCTTGGCCTGGACAACTCTCTGTCCACGTCTTCCGAG gaccCACACTCAGGCTGCCCCAGCCGCAGCAGCTCGTCGCTGTCCTTCCACAGCACGCCCCCACCGCTGCCCCTGCTCCAGCAGAGCCCTGCCactctgcccctggccctgcctgggGCCCCTGCCCCGCTCCCGCCCCAGCCACAGAACGGGCTGGGCCGGGCACCGGGGGCGGCGGGGCTGGGGGCCATGCCTATGGCTGAGGGGCTGTTGGGGGGGCTGGCGGGCAGCGGGGCCCTGCCCCTCAATGGGCTCCTGGGGGGGTTGAATGGGGCTGCCGCCCCCAACCCTGCAGGCTTGAGCCAGGCTGGCGGGGCCCCCGCACTGCAGCTGCCGGGTTGTCTGAACAG CCTCACGGAGCAGCAGAGGCATCTCCTGCAGCAGCAAGAGCAGCAGCTCCAGCAGCTCCAGCAGCTCCTGGCCTCCCCGCAGCTGACTCCG GAACACCAGACCGTTGTCTACCAGATGATCCAGCAGATCCAGCAGAAGCGGGAGCTGCAGAGGCTGCAGATGGCCGGGGGCTCCCAGCTGCCCATGGCCAGCCTGCTGGCAGGAAGCTCCACCCCGCTGCTGTCCGCGGGTACCCCTGGCCTGCTGCCCGCAGCATCCGCCCCCCCGCTGCTGCCTGCTGGGGCCCTGGTGGCTCCCTCACTGGGCAATACGAGTCTCATGGCCGCAGCGGCGGCTGctgcagcagtagcagcagcaggcGGACCTCCAGTCCTCACGGCCCAGACCAACCCCTTCCTCAGCCTGGCGGGGGCGGACGGCAGTGGCCCCAAAGGAGGG aCCGCTGACAAAGGAACCTCAGCCAACCAGGAAAAAGGCTAA
- the MLLT6 gene encoding protein AF-17 isoform X4: MKEMVGGCCVCSDERGWAENPLVYCDGHACSVAVHQACYGIVQVPTGPWFCRKCESQERAARVRCELCPHKDGALKRTDNGGWAHVVCALYIPEVQFANVLTMEPIVLQYVPHDRFNKTCYICEEQGRESKAASGACMTCNRHGCRQAFHVTCAQMAGLLCEEEVLEVDNVKYCGYCKYHFSKMEKHPSHHERGQKKSRKDKERLKQKHKKRPESPPSILAPPVVPTADKVPSSASSSSHHEASTQETSESSRDSKGKKSSSHSLSHKGKKLSSGKGVSSFTSASSSSSSSSSSSSSSSGGPFQPAVSSLQSSPDFSTFPKLEQPEEDKYSKPAAPTPSAPPSPSAPEPPKADLFEQKVVFSGFGPIMRFSTTTSSSGRTRAPSPGDYKSPHVSGSGASAGTHKRMPTLSAAPVPAEDTPETGLKEKKHKASKRSRHGPGRPKGSRNKEGTGGPAAPSLPNTQLAGFTATAASPFSGGSLVSSGLGGLASRTFGPSGSLPSLSLESPLLGAGIYTSNKDPISHGGSSGMLRAVCSTPLSSSLLGPPGTSALPRLSLSRSPFTSTLPSSSASISTTQVFSLAGSTFSLPSTHIFGTPMGAVNPLLTQAESSHTEPDLEDCSFRCRGTSPQESLSSMSPISSLPALFDQTASAPCGGGQLDPAAPGTTNMEQLLEKQGDGEAGVNIVEMLKALHALQKENQRLQEQILSLTAKKERLQILNVQLSVPFPALPAALPAANGPVPGPYGLPPQAGSSDSLSTSKSPPGKNSLGLDNSLSTSSEDPHSGCPSRSSSSLSFHSTPPPLPLLQQSPATLPLALPGAPAPLPPQPQNGLGRAPGAAGLGAMPMAEGLLGGLAGSGALPLNGLLGGLNGAAAPNPAGLSQAGGAPALQLPGCLNSLTEQQRHLLQQQEQQLQQLQQLLASPQLTPEHQTVVYQMIQQIQQKRELQRLQMAGGSQLPMASLLAGSSTPLLSAGTPGLLPAASAPPLLPAGALVAPSLGNTSLMAAAAAAAAVAAAGGPPVLTAQTNPFLSLAGADGSGPKGGTADKGTSANQEKG; the protein is encoded by the exons GCTGGGCCCACGTGGTGTGTGCCCTCTACATCCCGGAGGTGCAGTTCGCCAATGTGCTCACCATGGAGCCCATCGTGCTGCAGTACGTGCCTCATGACCGCTTCAACAAG ACATGCTACATCTGTGAGGAGCAGGGCCGAGAGAGCAAGGCAGCCTCGGGAGCCTGCATGACCTGTAACCGCCACGGATGTCGGCAAGCTTTCCATGTCACCTG CGCCCAAATGGCAGGCCTGCTGTGTGAGGAGGAAGTGCTGGAGGTGGACAACGTCAAGTACTGTGGCTATTGCAAATACCATTTCAGCAAAATG GAAAAGCACCCTTCCCACCATGAAAGGGGCCAGAAGAAG AGTCGAAAGGACAAAGAACGCCTTAAACAGAAGCACAAGAAGCGGCCTGAGTCACCCCCCAGCATCCTTGCCCCGCCTGTGGTCCCCACTGCTGACAAG gTCCCCTCCTCAGCTTCCTCGTCCTCCCACCATGAGGCCAGCACTCAGGAGACCTCTGAGAGCAGCAGGGACTCAAAGGGGAAAAAGTCTTCCAGCCATAGCCTGAGTCACAAGGGGAAGAAACTGAGCAGTGGGAAAGGTGTGAGCAGTTTCACctcggcctcctcctcctcctcctcctcctcctcctcctcttcctcctcctctgggggGCCCTTCCAGCCTGCAG TCTCGTCCCTGCAGAGCTCCCCTGACTTCTCGACGTTCCCCAAGCTGGAGCAGCCAGAGGAGGACAAGTACTCCAAGCCTGCAGCCCCTACCCCTTCAGcacccccctctccctcagcccccgaGCCCCCCAAGGCTGATCTCTTTGAGCAGAAGGTGGTCTTCTCTGGCTTCGGGCCCATCATGCGCttctccaccaccacctccagctCAGGCCGCACCCGGGCCCCATCCCCTGGAGACTACAAGTCTCCCCATGTCTCCGGGTCCGGGGCCTCAGCAGGCACCCACAAGCGGATGCCCACACTGAGTGCCGCCCCCGTGCCTGCTGAGGACACCCCTGAGACAGGCCTGAAGGAGAAGAAGCACAAGGCTAGCAAGAGGAGCCGACATGGACCAGGTCGTCCCAAGGGCAGCCGGAACAAGGAGGGGACTGGGGGCccagctgccccctccctgcccaatACCCAGCTGGCTGGCTTTACGGCCACTGCTGCCTCACCCTTCTCTGGAGGTTCCCTGGTCAGCTCTGGCCTGGGGGGTCTGGCCTCCCGCACCTTTGGgccttcaggaagccttcccagcCTGAGCCTGGAGTCCCCCCTGCTAGGGGCAG GCATCTACACCAGTAATAAGGACCCCATCTCCCATGGTGGCAGTAGTGGAATGCTGCGTGCTGTCTGCAGCACCCCCCTCTCTTCCAGCCTGCTGGGGCCCCCAGGGACCTCGGCCCTGCCCCGCCTCAGCCTCAGCCGTTCCCCATTCACCagcaccctcccctcctcctctgcttctaTCTCCACCACTCAG GTGTTTTCTCTGGCTGGCTCTACCTTTAGCCTCCCTTCTACCCACATCTTTGGAACCCCCATGGGTGCCGTTAACCCCCTCCTCACCCAGGCCGAGAGCAGCCACACAG AGCCAGACCTGGAGGACTGCAGCTTCCGGTGTCGGGGGACCTCCCCCCAGGAGAGTCTGTCTTCCAT GTCCCCCATCAGCAGCCTCCCCGCACTCTTTGACCAGACAGCTTCTGCACCCTGTGGGGGTGGCCAGTTAGACCCAGCGGCCCCCGGAACGACTAATATGGAGCAGCTGTTGGAGAAGCAGGGCGACGGCGAGGCCGGTGTCAACA TCGTGGAGATGCTGAAGGCCCTGCACGCGCTGCAGAAGGAAAACCAGCGGCTTCAGGAACAGATCCTGAGCCTGACAGCCAAGAAGGAGCGGCTGCAGATTCTCAACGTGCAGCTTTCTGTGCCCTTCCCCGCCCTCCCTGCCGCCCTGCCTGCAGCCAACGGCCCAGTCCCTGGGCCCTATGGCCTGCCTCCCCAAG CCGGCAGCAGCGATTCCTTAAGCACCAGCAAGAGCCCCCCGGGGAAGAACAGTCTTGGCCTGGACAACTCTCTGTCCACGTCTTCCGAG gaccCACACTCAGGCTGCCCCAGCCGCAGCAGCTCGTCGCTGTCCTTCCACAGCACGCCCCCACCGCTGCCCCTGCTCCAGCAGAGCCCTGCCactctgcccctggccctgcctgggGCCCCTGCCCCGCTCCCGCCCCAGCCACAGAACGGGCTGGGCCGGGCACCGGGGGCGGCGGGGCTGGGGGCCATGCCTATGGCTGAGGGGCTGTTGGGGGGGCTGGCGGGCAGCGGGGCCCTGCCCCTCAATGGGCTCCTGGGGGGGTTGAATGGGGCTGCCGCCCCCAACCCTGCAGGCTTGAGCCAGGCTGGCGGGGCCCCCGCACTGCAGCTGCCGGGTTGTCTGAACAG CCTCACGGAGCAGCAGAGGCATCTCCTGCAGCAGCAAGAGCAGCAGCTCCAGCAGCTCCAGCAGCTCCTGGCCTCCCCGCAGCTGACTCCG GAACACCAGACCGTTGTCTACCAGATGATCCAGCAGATCCAGCAGAAGCGGGAGCTGCAGAGGCTGCAGATGGCCGGGGGCTCCCAGCTGCCCATGGCCAGCCTGCTGGCAGGAAGCTCCACCCCGCTGCTGTCCGCGGGTACCCCTGGCCTGCTGCCCGCAGCATCCGCCCCCCCGCTGCTGCCTGCTGGGGCCCTGGTGGCTCCCTCACTGGGCAATACGAGTCTCATGGCCGCAGCGGCGGCTGctgcagcagtagcagcagcaggcGGACCTCCAGTCCTCACGGCCCAGACCAACCCCTTCCTCAGCCTGGCGGGGGCGGACGGCAGTGGCCCCAAAGGAGGG aCCGCTGACAAAGGAACCTCAGCCAACCAGGAAAAAGGCTAA
- the MLLT6 gene encoding protein AF-17 isoform X2 has product MKEMVGGCCVCSDERGWAENPLVYCDGHACSVAVHQACYGIVQVPTGPWFCRKCESQERAARVRCELCPHKDGALKRTDNGGWAHVVCALYIPEVQFANVLTMEPIVLQYVPHDRFNKTCYICEEQGRESKAASGACMTCNRHGCRQAFHVTCAQMAGLLCEEEVLEVDNVKYCGYCKYHFSKMTSRHTGGGGGGTGGGGGTGGGGSGFIAGRRSRSASPSTLQEKHPSHHERGQKKSRKDKERLKQKHKKRPESPPSILAPPVVPTADKVPSSASSSSHHEASTQETSESSRDSKGKKSSSHSLSHKGKKLSSGKGVSSFTSASSSSSSSSSSSSSSSGGPFQPAVSSLQSSPDFSTFPKLEQPEEDKYSKPAAPTPSAPPSPSAPEPPKADLFEQKVVFSGFGPIMRFSTTTSSSGRTRAPSPGDYKSPHVSGSGASAGTHKRMPTLSAAPVPAEDTPETGLKEKKHKASKRSRHGPGRPKGSRNKEGTGGPAAPSLPNTQLAGFTATAASPFSGGSLVSSGLGGLASRTFGPSGSLPSLSLESPLLGAGIYTSNKDPISHGGSSGMLRAVCSTPLSSSLLGPPGTSALPRLSLSRSPFTSTLPSSSASISTTQVFSLAGSTFSLPSTHIFGTPMGAVNPLLTQAESSHTEPDLEDCSFRCRGTSPQESLSSMSPISSLPALFDQTASAPCGGGQLDPAAPGTTNMEQLLEKQGDGEAGVNIVEMLKALHALQKENQRLQEQILSLTAKKERLQILNVQLSVPFPALPAALPAANGPVPGPYGLPPQAGSSDSLSTSKSPPGKNSLGLDNSLSTSSEDPHSGCPSRSSSSLSFHSTPPPLPLLQQSPATLPLALPGAPAPLPPQPQNGLGRAPGAAGLGAMPMAEGLLGGLAGSGALPLNGLLGGLNGAAAPNPAGLSQAGGAPALQLPGCLNSLTEQQRHLLQQQEQQLQQLQQLLASPQLTPEHQTVVYQMIQQIQQKRELQRLQMAGGSQLPMASLLAGSSTPLLSAGTPGLLPAASAPPLLPAGALVAPSLGNTSLMAAAAAAAAVAAAGGPPVLTAQTNPFLSLAGADGSGPKGGTADKGTSANQEKG; this is encoded by the exons GCTGGGCCCACGTGGTGTGTGCCCTCTACATCCCGGAGGTGCAGTTCGCCAATGTGCTCACCATGGAGCCCATCGTGCTGCAGTACGTGCCTCATGACCGCTTCAACAAG ACATGCTACATCTGTGAGGAGCAGGGCCGAGAGAGCAAGGCAGCCTCGGGAGCCTGCATGACCTGTAACCGCCACGGATGTCGGCAAGCTTTCCATGTCACCTG CGCCCAAATGGCAGGCCTGCTGTGTGAGGAGGAAGTGCTGGAGGTGGACAACGTCAAGTACTGTGGCTATTGCAAATACCATTTCAGCAAAATG ACATCCCGGCATACCGGCGGGGGAGGCggaggaacaggaggaggaggaggcacagGGGGCGGTGGCAGTGGCTTTATTGCTGGCCGGAGAAGCCGGTCAGCCTCTCCATCCACTCTGCAGGAAAAGCACCCTTCCCACCATGAAAGGGGCCAGAAGAAG AGTCGAAAGGACAAAGAACGCCTTAAACAGAAGCACAAGAAGCGGCCTGAGTCACCCCCCAGCATCCTTGCCCCGCCTGTGGTCCCCACTGCTGACAAG gTCCCCTCCTCAGCTTCCTCGTCCTCCCACCATGAGGCCAGCACTCAGGAGACCTCTGAGAGCAGCAGGGACTCAAAGGGGAAAAAGTCTTCCAGCCATAGCCTGAGTCACAAGGGGAAGAAACTGAGCAGTGGGAAAGGTGTGAGCAGTTTCACctcggcctcctcctcctcctcctcctcctcctcctcctcttcctcctcctctgggggGCCCTTCCAGCCTGCAG TCTCGTCCCTGCAGAGCTCCCCTGACTTCTCGACGTTCCCCAAGCTGGAGCAGCCAGAGGAGGACAAGTACTCCAAGCCTGCAGCCCCTACCCCTTCAGcacccccctctccctcagcccccgaGCCCCCCAAGGCTGATCTCTTTGAGCAGAAGGTGGTCTTCTCTGGCTTCGGGCCCATCATGCGCttctccaccaccacctccagctCAGGCCGCACCCGGGCCCCATCCCCTGGAGACTACAAGTCTCCCCATGTCTCCGGGTCCGGGGCCTCAGCAGGCACCCACAAGCGGATGCCCACACTGAGTGCCGCCCCCGTGCCTGCTGAGGACACCCCTGAGACAGGCCTGAAGGAGAAGAAGCACAAGGCTAGCAAGAGGAGCCGACATGGACCAGGTCGTCCCAAGGGCAGCCGGAACAAGGAGGGGACTGGGGGCccagctgccccctccctgcccaatACCCAGCTGGCTGGCTTTACGGCCACTGCTGCCTCACCCTTCTCTGGAGGTTCCCTGGTCAGCTCTGGCCTGGGGGGTCTGGCCTCCCGCACCTTTGGgccttcaggaagccttcccagcCTGAGCCTGGAGTCCCCCCTGCTAGGGGCAG GCATCTACACCAGTAATAAGGACCCCATCTCCCATGGTGGCAGTAGTGGAATGCTGCGTGCTGTCTGCAGCACCCCCCTCTCTTCCAGCCTGCTGGGGCCCCCAGGGACCTCGGCCCTGCCCCGCCTCAGCCTCAGCCGTTCCCCATTCACCagcaccctcccctcctcctctgcttctaTCTCCACCACTCAG GTGTTTTCTCTGGCTGGCTCTACCTTTAGCCTCCCTTCTACCCACATCTTTGGAACCCCCATGGGTGCCGTTAACCCCCTCCTCACCCAGGCCGAGAGCAGCCACACAG AGCCAGACCTGGAGGACTGCAGCTTCCGGTGTCGGGGGACCTCCCCCCAGGAGAGTCTGTCTTCCAT GTCCCCCATCAGCAGCCTCCCCGCACTCTTTGACCAGACAGCTTCTGCACCCTGTGGGGGTGGCCAGTTAGACCCAGCGGCCCCCGGAACGACTAATATGGAGCAGCTGTTGGAGAAGCAGGGCGACGGCGAGGCCGGTGTCAACA TCGTGGAGATGCTGAAGGCCCTGCACGCGCTGCAGAAGGAAAACCAGCGGCTTCAGGAACAGATCCTGAGCCTGACAGCCAAGAAGGAGCGGCTGCAGATTCTCAACGTGCAGCTTTCTGTGCCCTTCCCCGCCCTCCCTGCCGCCCTGCCTGCAGCCAACGGCCCAGTCCCTGGGCCCTATGGCCTGCCTCCCCAAG CCGGCAGCAGCGATTCCTTAAGCACCAGCAAGAGCCCCCCGGGGAAGAACAGTCTTGGCCTGGACAACTCTCTGTCCACGTCTTCCGAG gaccCACACTCAGGCTGCCCCAGCCGCAGCAGCTCGTCGCTGTCCTTCCACAGCACGCCCCCACCGCTGCCCCTGCTCCAGCAGAGCCCTGCCactctgcccctggccctgcctgggGCCCCTGCCCCGCTCCCGCCCCAGCCACAGAACGGGCTGGGCCGGGCACCGGGGGCGGCGGGGCTGGGGGCCATGCCTATGGCTGAGGGGCTGTTGGGGGGGCTGGCGGGCAGCGGGGCCCTGCCCCTCAATGGGCTCCTGGGGGGGTTGAATGGGGCTGCCGCCCCCAACCCTGCAGGCTTGAGCCAGGCTGGCGGGGCCCCCGCACTGCAGCTGCCGGGTTGTCTGAACAG CCTCACGGAGCAGCAGAGGCATCTCCTGCAGCAGCAAGAGCAGCAGCTCCAGCAGCTCCAGCAGCTCCTGGCCTCCCCGCAGCTGACTCCG GAACACCAGACCGTTGTCTACCAGATGATCCAGCAGATCCAGCAGAAGCGGGAGCTGCAGAGGCTGCAGATGGCCGGGGGCTCCCAGCTGCCCATGGCCAGCCTGCTGGCAGGAAGCTCCACCCCGCTGCTGTCCGCGGGTACCCCTGGCCTGCTGCCCGCAGCATCCGCCCCCCCGCTGCTGCCTGCTGGGGCCCTGGTGGCTCCCTCACTGGGCAATACGAGTCTCATGGCCGCAGCGGCGGCTGctgcagcagtagcagcagcaggcGGACCTCCAGTCCTCACGGCCCAGACCAACCCCTTCCTCAGCCTGGCGGGGGCGGACGGCAGTGGCCCCAAAGGAGGG aCCGCTGACAAAGGAACCTCAGCCAACCAGGAAAAAGGCTAA